A single Blattabacterium sp. (Mastotermes darwiniensis) str. MADAR DNA region contains:
- the fusA gene encoding elongation factor G: MERDLRFMRNIGIAAHIDAGKTTTTERILFYTGINHKMGEVHDGAATMDWMLQEQERGITITSAATCCEWNYNNIKYQINIIDTPGHVDFTVEVERSLRVLDGMVVLFSAVDGVEPQSETVWRQADKYNVPRIAFVNKMDRQGADFFDVCLQMKKMLGANSIPLQIPIGNGDNFIGVVDLISNKAIVWDDRNYGVTYQEIPIPYEMKKIVKEYQEKIIESLSEYDDKIMEKFLYDNSSISEEEIINSLHRNTIEMKLIPVLCGSSFKNKGVQAMLDAVCRYLPSPLEVKDIVGINPINQKIERRKPSEKEPFSALAFKIASDPFVGRLAFFRVYSGKIDSGSYSLNTRSGNKERISRIYQMHANKQNPICRIGAGDIAAVVGFKDIKTGDTLCDEKFPILLENISFPDPVIGLAIEPKLKSDIDKMSLALSKLMEEDPTFQVRTDNYTGQTIISGMGELHLEIILDRMKREFQVEVNQGKPQVEYKEALTNLVEHREIYKKQTGGRGKYADVLFRLEPGNIGKPGLEFINKIRGGNVPKEYIPSIEKGCKDMMKNGPLSGYEIDSAKITILDGSYHPVDSDQLSFEIAGKLGFKEAAKKANPILLEPIMKLEVMIPEENMGDVIGDLNRRRGIIQNMKNRNTIKVIQALVPLSEMFGYVTILRTLSSGRGTSIMEFSHYDAVPKNIMDNIIGVNSSNKIDNKKVKKQ, from the coding sequence ATGGAAAGAGATTTAAGGTTTATGAGAAACATAGGGATAGCAGCACATATTGATGCAGGGAAAACTACAACTACAGAAAGAATTTTATTTTATACAGGAATTAATCATAAAATGGGAGAGGTACATGATGGAGCAGCTACAATGGACTGGATGTTGCAAGAACAAGAACGTGGAATAACTATAACTTCTGCAGCTACATGTTGTGAATGGAATTATAACAATATAAAATATCAAATAAATATTATAGATACTCCTGGTCATGTGGATTTTACTGTAGAAGTAGAACGATCGTTAAGAGTATTAGATGGGATGGTAGTTTTATTTAGTGCTGTAGATGGAGTAGAGCCTCAATCAGAAACAGTATGGAGACAAGCAGATAAATATAATGTACCTAGAATAGCTTTTGTCAATAAAATGGATCGTCAAGGAGCTGACTTTTTTGATGTTTGTTTGCAAATGAAAAAAATGTTAGGAGCTAATTCTATTCCATTACAAATTCCTATAGGAAATGGAGATAATTTTATAGGAGTTGTGGATTTAATATCCAATAAAGCTATTGTGTGGGATGATAGGAATTATGGAGTGACTTATCAGGAAATTCCTATTCCATATGAAATGAAAAAGATAGTGAAAGAATATCAGGAAAAGATTATAGAATCTTTATCGGAATATGATGACAAGATTATGGAAAAATTTTTGTATGATAATTCTTCTATTTCTGAAGAAGAAATTATAAATTCTTTGCATAGGAATACGATAGAAATGAAATTGATTCCTGTATTATGTGGTTCTTCTTTTAAAAATAAAGGAGTTCAAGCTATGTTAGATGCAGTATGTCGTTATTTACCATCTCCTCTTGAGGTTAAAGATATTGTAGGGATTAATCCTATTAATCAAAAAATAGAAAGAAGAAAGCCTAGTGAAAAGGAACCATTTTCTGCATTAGCATTTAAAATAGCTAGTGATCCTTTTGTAGGACGTTTAGCTTTTTTTAGAGTATATTCTGGAAAAATTGATTCAGGATCATATAGTTTAAATACTAGATCTGGAAATAAGGAACGTATTTCTAGAATATATCAAATGCATGCTAATAAACAGAATCCTATTTGTAGAATAGGGGCTGGAGATATTGCAGCAGTAGTAGGGTTTAAGGATATTAAAACAGGAGACACTTTGTGTGATGAAAAATTTCCTATTCTTTTAGAAAATATATCTTTTCCTGATCCGGTAATTGGTCTAGCTATTGAGCCTAAGTTGAAATCAGATATAGATAAAATGAGTTTAGCTTTATCTAAATTAATGGAGGAAGATCCTACTTTTCAAGTTCGTACGGATAATTATACCGGACAGACTATTATTTCCGGAATGGGGGAATTGCATTTAGAAATTATTTTAGATAGAATGAAAAGGGAATTTCAAGTAGAAGTTAATCAAGGAAAACCTCAAGTGGAATACAAAGAAGCTTTAACAAATTTAGTGGAACATAGGGAAATTTATAAGAAACAAACAGGAGGTAGAGGTAAATATGCTGATGTATTATTTAGATTAGAACCAGGAAATATCGGAAAACCAGGTTTAGAATTTATCAATAAAATAAGAGGTGGAAATGTTCCTAAAGAATATATTCCATCCATAGAGAAAGGATGTAAAGACATGATGAAAAACGGACCTCTATCTGGATATGAAATAGATAGTGCAAAAATTACGATATTGGATGGATCTTATCATCCTGTTGATTCTGATCAACTATCTTTTGAAATAGCGGGAAAACTTGGTTTTAAAGAAGCGGCAAAGAAGGCTAATCCTATTTTATTAGAACCAATTATGAAATTAGAGGTAATGATCCCAGAAGAAAATATGGGAGATGTGATAGGAGATTTAAATCGTAGAAGAGGAATTATTCAAAATATGAAAAATCGGAATACTATAAAAGTAATTCAAGCTTTAGTTCCTTTATCTGAAATGTTTGGATATGTAACAATATTGCGTACACTTTCTTCTGGAAGAGGAACTTCTATTATGGAGTTTTCTCATTATGATGCAGTTCCAAAAAATATAATGGATAATATAATTGGAGTAAATTCTTCTAATAAAATTGATAATAAAAAAGTGAAAAAACAATAA
- the rpsG gene encoding 30S ribosomal protein S7, translating to MRKKRKKKKIYFPDPKFNDSLVTRFVNHLMKNGKKNLAYKIFYDAMKKIEQIKEKEEKSALEIWKVGLKNVMPHVEVISRRMGGSNIQVPIIISPDSKITKGMKLLISCAAIRNEKSMSNKLAFEIFDAFKEQGEAVKRKENIHKMAEANKAFSHFRF from the coding sequence ATGAGAAAAAAAAGGAAGAAAAAAAAGATATATTTTCCTGATCCAAAATTTAATGATTCTTTAGTTACTCGTTTTGTCAATCATTTAATGAAAAATGGAAAAAAAAATTTAGCATATAAAATATTTTATGATGCTATGAAAAAAATAGAACAGATCAAGGAAAAAGAGGAAAAATCCGCATTAGAAATATGGAAAGTAGGATTAAAAAATGTAATGCCTCATGTAGAAGTGATAAGTCGTCGTATGGGAGGTTCTAATATTCAAGTTCCTATTATTATTTCTCCCGATAGTAAAATAACAAAAGGAATGAAATTACTGATATCTTGTGCGGCTATTAGAAATGAGAAGAGTATGTCGAATAAATTAGCTTTTGAAATATTTGATGCTTTTAAAGAACAAGGAGAAGCAGTTAAAAGAAAAGAAAATATTCATAAAATGGCTGAAGCGAATAAAGCATTTTCCCATTTTAGATTTTAG
- the rpsL gene encoding 30S ribosomal protein S12: MPTIQQLIRKGRSSVSKKRKSIALGFCPQRRGVCTRVYTTTPKKPNSAMRKVARVRFTNGKEVISYITGEGHNLQEHSIVLVKGGRVKDLPGVKYKIVRGARDTAGVNGRKKSRSKYGSKISKNSQTKQTKKEL; the protein is encoded by the coding sequence ATGCCTACTATACAACAACTAATTAGAAAGGGGAGGAGCTCTGTTTCTAAAAAAAGAAAGTCTATTGCATTAGGATTTTGTCCACAACGAAGAGGAGTTTGTACGAGAGTATATACTACTACTCCGAAGAAACCAAATTCTGCTATGCGAAAAGTAGCCCGTGTACGTTTCACTAATGGAAAAGAAGTAATCAGTTATATAACTGGAGAAGGGCATAATCTTCAAGAACATTCTATTGTATTAGTAAAAGGAGGAAGAGTGAAGGATTTACCAGGTGTAAAATATAAGATAGTACGTGGAGCTCGTGATACGGCTGGAGTAAATGGAAGAAAAAAGAGTAGAAGTAAATATGGATCTAAGATTTCTAAGAATTCTCAAACAAAACAAACAAAAAAAGAGTTATGA
- the map gene encoding type I methionyl aminopeptidase, with amino-acid sequence MVKTIEEIILIKKSACLASRTLGMLAGEVKPGINTLYLDHLAENFIRDHGGVPAFLGLYDFPNTLCVSPNYQVVHGIPNQNPLCEGDILSIDCGVYMNGFYGEHAYTFEVGIVSNTVKRFLNCSKKSLYAGLSKCKKGNFIGDIGYSIQSCIENYGYSVVKDLVGHGLGKKMHEDPQIPNFGEKGKGIKLEEGFVLSIEPMVNKGKSEVDFHKDGWTITTSDRDLSAHFEHNVAIVNGFPCLLSTFRYIYDKLNIHSLEEKPFQNEKINIDFF; translated from the coding sequence ATGGTTAAAACGATTGAGGAAATAATTCTTATAAAGAAAAGTGCTTGTTTAGCATCAAGAACATTAGGAATGTTAGCTGGAGAAGTAAAACCTGGAATAAATACTCTTTATTTAGATCATCTTGCTGAGAATTTCATTCGGGATCATGGTGGTGTTCCTGCTTTTTTAGGTTTGTATGATTTTCCAAATACTCTATGTGTTTCTCCAAATTATCAAGTGGTACATGGAATCCCTAATCAAAATCCTTTGTGTGAAGGAGATATTTTGTCTATAGATTGTGGGGTTTATATGAATGGATTTTATGGAGAACATGCTTATACTTTCGAAGTAGGGATAGTTTCGAATACTGTTAAAAGATTTCTTAATTGTTCAAAGAAATCTCTTTATGCAGGTTTATCCAAATGTAAAAAGGGAAATTTTATTGGGGATATAGGTTACTCTATTCAATCCTGTATTGAAAATTATGGATATAGTGTGGTAAAAGATCTTGTTGGTCATGGATTGGGAAAAAAAATGCATGAAGATCCTCAAATTCCTAATTTTGGAGAGAAAGGAAAAGGAATAAAATTAGAAGAAGGTTTTGTTCTTTCTATAGAACCTATGGTAAATAAAGGAAAATCTGAGGTAGATTTTCACAAAGATGGTTGGACTATTACAACTTCAGATAGAGATCTTTCCGCTCATTTTGAGCACAATGTAGCTATTGTGAATGGATTTCCTTGTTTACTTTCCACTTTCCGTTATATTTACGATAAACTTAATATTCATTCTTTGGAAGAAAAACCTTTTCAAAATGAAAAAATTAATATTGATTTTTTTTAA